One part of the Dysidea avara chromosome 10, odDysAvar1.4, whole genome shotgun sequence genome encodes these proteins:
- the LOC136269099 gene encoding uncharacterized protein isoform X2: MRMAETSIEMFTGVFNNTAGIEDGMPSGMPDQVDAEATEAVSNFPSKNCTALSTLDLTDVVTRLTIGNEEYWGTVSTAWLSVFYVYVIVCCPLLLIVNFRYLWILWKKLRSAKIKNNFAMILICNYCVWSFTGVIHQLLLIIEVNTANQTLAVTSKIFHQLSFTTLINGLTIVAVFEYFLLQYKFGNRSVISYSLCGIPTFLIVVVIIVILLSASGSALIVMVILTMALVLIGVGSSTAMVIMTYRIRHQRLKSLYKVVFTSYIFLMLLSYHLVNALVKVIANKNCVENAQGNRVSWLIIQCIIVLLELIVGYLIADFVKPWRQQGHIQQPHLTINVNSVLQADAFHCGTKSTRDQLLQGIVSDSFEAKVNMTKTIESAATGAAADEFSKLESRPKEPSKETKLREFNDNGGVKPTVARIEYVPLPLNNSIERECFSHSFDTEYSLERNSRLQLEKSGNFYDINTLSYHKPDCNSFTPIPALEFSCRSVRNNASLISTLHVEVVPAHSPVDTDNLIGDIEVGLFDERGGVFHSYKHGVTVVVPTGAIPIGVLAELKFAATLVGNVKFTNKSPVSAIYWLCMDVELQKSIELRLPHFADIATPMNAHNLQFVKSIHSPSDTIEGSMFTIDGGRFPIGEPYGLIQIDHFCYYCIAVNKLERTSIPNNKYSIVAITQRQPEKSEWTAHICILPLIRTCIEKLKGQYGSEWNCQSLSEFSFTQGCDQVSIECQGYNLQGMAEVVLLSNNEIYQQDVDFHHYYESNCLDELRLRMDEKLYPPRFTVVVHAKDKKMFESSRYMNYKLTSGTKTISGKLTMPSIDVFGLSSSGSDSSFKRKKYNSGTSGYRSDDSIEHLPDEHEFVTGG, encoded by the exons ATGAGGATGGCTGAAACAAGTATCGAAATGTTTACTGGAGTGTTCAACAACACTGCCGGGATCGAGGATGGGATGCCCTCGGGGATGCCGGATCAAGTGGATGCAGAAGCCACTGAGGCGGTGTCCAATTTTCCTTCAAAGAATTGCACAGCTCTTTCTACCTTGGATCTTACCGATGTTGTCACCAGGTTAACTATTGGTAACGAAGAGTACTGGGGTACTGTGAGTACAGCCTGGCTATCGGTGTTTTACGTTTACGTCATTGTATGTTGTCCTCTTTTGTTGATTGTAAATTTCCGGTATCTCTGGATTCTGTGGAAAAAGTTGCGATCCGCTAAGATCAAGAATAATTTTGCTATGATTCTGATATGCAACTATTGTGTGTGGTCATTCACTGGTGTCATTCATCAACTATTACTGATAATTGAAGTGAACACAGCTAACCAAACTCTTGCAGTTACTtccaaaatatttcatcagttATCCTTTACCACTTTGATAAATGGCCTCACCATAGTAGCAGTGTTTGAATATTTTCTTTTACAATATAAATTTGGCAATCGATCGGTGATTAGCTATTCTCTTTGTGGTATTCCTACTTTCTTAATAGTTGTGGTGATAATTGTCATTTTGCTATCAGCAAGTGGTTCAGCACTTATAGTGATGGTAATATTAACGATGGCATTGGTTCTTATTGGAGTAGGTTCTTCCACTGCAATGGTTATAATGACATACCGAATCAGACACCAAAGGCTTAAATCTCTATACAAAGTGGTCTTTACTAGTTATATCTTTTTGATGTTGTTGTCTTATCATTTGGTTAATGCTTTGGTCAAGGTAATTGCTAATAAAAACTGTGTTGAGAATGCACAGGGGAACAGAGTTAGTTGGTTAATCATACAGTGTATTATAGTGCTGCTTGAGTTAATAGTTGGATATCTTATTGCCGATTTTGTGAAACCATGGAGACAACAAGGGCATATACAGCAACCTCATTTAACTATCAATGTGAACAGTGTCTTACAAGCTGATGCCTTCCATTGTGGTACAAAATCTACCAGAGATCAGCTATTGCAAGGCATTGTGAGTGACTCATTTGAAGCAAAAGTAAACATGACAAAAACAATTGAGAGTGCAGCCACAGGTGCGGCTGCTGATGAATTTAGCAAATTAGAAAGCAGACCAAAAGAACCCAGCAAAGAAACAAAATTGCGAGAATTCAATGATAATGGTGGTGTAAAACCTACTGTGGCACGCATTGAATATGTCCCATTACCCTTAAATAATAGTATAGAAAGAGAATGCTTTTCTCATTCTTTTGATACAGAATATAGCCTTGAAAGAAACTCTCGTTTACAATTGGAAAAGTCAGGTAACTTTTATGATATAAACACTCTTTCATACCACAAACCTGACTGCAATAGCTTTACACCTATTCCTGCACTTGAGTTCAGTTGCAGATCAGTGAGAAATAATGCTTCCCTTATATCCACGCTACATG TTGAGGTAGTTCCTGCACATTCACCAGTTGACACTGACAATTTGATTGGTGACATTGAAGTTGGTTTATTTGATGAAAGAGGAGGAGTATTTCACTCATACAAACATGGAGTAACTGTTGTAGTTCCAACTGGAGCCATCCCCATTGGAGTACTAGCAGAACTGAAATTTGCAGCCACTTTAGTTGGTAACGTCAAGTTcactaacaaatcacctgtgtcTGCCATATACTGGCTGTGCATGGATGTGGAATTACAGAAATCTATTGAATTACGTTTACCGCATTTTGCTGATATTGCAACCCCAATGAATGCGCACAATCTACAATTTGTTAAGAGTATACATTCTCCAAGTGATACAATTGAAGGATCCATGTTTACCATTGATGGTGGAAGGTTTCCTATTGGTGAACCTTATGGGTTAATCCAAATAGATCATTTCTGTTACTACTGCATTGCAGTAAACAAGTTGGAACGTACCAGCATCCCTAATAACAAGTATAGTATAGTTGCTATAACACAAAGGCAACCAGAGAAATCTGAATGGACTGCTCACATCTGTATTTTACCATTAATACGAACATGTATAGAG AAATTAAAGGGTCAATATGGCAGTGAATGGAACTGTCAGTCATTGTCAGAATTTTCATTCACACAAGGATGTGACCAAGTATCCATTGAGTGTCAAGGATACAACCTTCAAGGCATGGCTGAAGTTGTTCTATTGTCAAACAATGAG ATTTATCAGCAAGATGTAGACTTCCACCATTATTATGAAAGTAATTGTTTGGATGAATTACGATTAAGAATGGATGAAAAACTTTATCCACCACGTTTTACTGTTGTGGTACATGCCAAAGACAAAAAAATGTTTGAATCCTCAAGGTATATGAActacaaactcaccagtggtacAAAGACAATTAGTGGAAAGTTAACTATGCCTAGCATTG ATGTGTTTGGGCTAAGTTCAAGTGGATCTGATTCCTCTTTTAAAAGGAAAAAGTATAATAGTGGTACAAGTG GATATAGAAGTGATGATAGTATTGAACATCTTCCAGACGAACACGAATTTGTCACAG GGGGATAA
- the LOC136269099 gene encoding uncharacterized protein isoform X1 has protein sequence MRMAETSIEMFTGVFNNTAGIEDGMPSGMPDQVDAEATEAVSNFPSKNCTALSTLDLTDVVTRLTIGNEEYWGTVSTAWLSVFYVYVIVCCPLLLIVNFRYLWILWKKLRSAKIKNNFAMILICNYCVWSFTGVIHQLLLIIEVNTANQTLAVTSKIFHQLSFTTLINGLTIVAVFEYFLLQYKFGNRSVISYSLCGIPTFLIVVVIIVILLSASGSALIVMVILTMALVLIGVGSSTAMVIMTYRIRHQRLKSLYKVVFTSYIFLMLLSYHLVNALVKVIANKNCVENAQGNRVSWLIIQCIIVLLELIVGYLIADFVKPWRQQGHIQQPHLTINVNSVLQADAFHCGTKSTRDQLLQGIVSDSFEAKVNMTKTIESAATGAAADEFSKLESRPKEPSKETKLREFNDNGGVKPTVARIEYVPLPLNNSIERECFSHSFDTEYSLERNSRLQLEKSGNFYDINTLSYHKPDCNSFTPIPALEFSCRSVRNNASLISTLHVEVVPAHSPVDTDNLIGDIEVGLFDERGGVFHSYKHGVTVVVPTGAIPIGVLAELKFAATLVGNVKFTNKSPVSAIYWLCMDVELQKSIELRLPHFADIATPMNAHNLQFVKSIHSPSDTIEGSMFTIDGGRFPIGEPYGLIQIDHFCYYCIAVNKLERTSIPNNKYSIVAITQRQPEKSEWTAHICILPLIRTCIEKLKGQYGSEWNCQSLSEFSFTQGCDQVSIECQGYNLQGMAEVVLLSNNEIYQQDVDFHHYYESNCLDELRLRMDEKLYPPRFTVVVHAKDKKMFESSRYMNYKLTSGTKTISGKLTMPSIDVFGLSSSGSDSSFKRKKYNSGTSGYRSDDSIEHLPDEHEFVTGKLQFRNLMVLTMSVNPKWFTLGCALCVPIDKLERLGDKYHDNPMKALVRVYRYWLADKNGLQPTWEKLLGALQKINEYRLVTSLTRTQLGDNHHVQYSPVFYDDCSEPEKELVMRNIRLEMLNLTALIPVLNKHHLLTLDDNYVLLNYLVSPMERANALVYQILPSKGPEAFKKFITCLQEETEHIGHQELARILTTLKPKMMETMV, from the exons ATGAGGATGGCTGAAACAAGTATCGAAATGTTTACTGGAGTGTTCAACAACACTGCCGGGATCGAGGATGGGATGCCCTCGGGGATGCCGGATCAAGTGGATGCAGAAGCCACTGAGGCGGTGTCCAATTTTCCTTCAAAGAATTGCACAGCTCTTTCTACCTTGGATCTTACCGATGTTGTCACCAGGTTAACTATTGGTAACGAAGAGTACTGGGGTACTGTGAGTACAGCCTGGCTATCGGTGTTTTACGTTTACGTCATTGTATGTTGTCCTCTTTTGTTGATTGTAAATTTCCGGTATCTCTGGATTCTGTGGAAAAAGTTGCGATCCGCTAAGATCAAGAATAATTTTGCTATGATTCTGATATGCAACTATTGTGTGTGGTCATTCACTGGTGTCATTCATCAACTATTACTGATAATTGAAGTGAACACAGCTAACCAAACTCTTGCAGTTACTtccaaaatatttcatcagttATCCTTTACCACTTTGATAAATGGCCTCACCATAGTAGCAGTGTTTGAATATTTTCTTTTACAATATAAATTTGGCAATCGATCGGTGATTAGCTATTCTCTTTGTGGTATTCCTACTTTCTTAATAGTTGTGGTGATAATTGTCATTTTGCTATCAGCAAGTGGTTCAGCACTTATAGTGATGGTAATATTAACGATGGCATTGGTTCTTATTGGAGTAGGTTCTTCCACTGCAATGGTTATAATGACATACCGAATCAGACACCAAAGGCTTAAATCTCTATACAAAGTGGTCTTTACTAGTTATATCTTTTTGATGTTGTTGTCTTATCATTTGGTTAATGCTTTGGTCAAGGTAATTGCTAATAAAAACTGTGTTGAGAATGCACAGGGGAACAGAGTTAGTTGGTTAATCATACAGTGTATTATAGTGCTGCTTGAGTTAATAGTTGGATATCTTATTGCCGATTTTGTGAAACCATGGAGACAACAAGGGCATATACAGCAACCTCATTTAACTATCAATGTGAACAGTGTCTTACAAGCTGATGCCTTCCATTGTGGTACAAAATCTACCAGAGATCAGCTATTGCAAGGCATTGTGAGTGACTCATTTGAAGCAAAAGTAAACATGACAAAAACAATTGAGAGTGCAGCCACAGGTGCGGCTGCTGATGAATTTAGCAAATTAGAAAGCAGACCAAAAGAACCCAGCAAAGAAACAAAATTGCGAGAATTCAATGATAATGGTGGTGTAAAACCTACTGTGGCACGCATTGAATATGTCCCATTACCCTTAAATAATAGTATAGAAAGAGAATGCTTTTCTCATTCTTTTGATACAGAATATAGCCTTGAAAGAAACTCTCGTTTACAATTGGAAAAGTCAGGTAACTTTTATGATATAAACACTCTTTCATACCACAAACCTGACTGCAATAGCTTTACACCTATTCCTGCACTTGAGTTCAGTTGCAGATCAGTGAGAAATAATGCTTCCCTTATATCCACGCTACATG TTGAGGTAGTTCCTGCACATTCACCAGTTGACACTGACAATTTGATTGGTGACATTGAAGTTGGTTTATTTGATGAAAGAGGAGGAGTATTTCACTCATACAAACATGGAGTAACTGTTGTAGTTCCAACTGGAGCCATCCCCATTGGAGTACTAGCAGAACTGAAATTTGCAGCCACTTTAGTTGGTAACGTCAAGTTcactaacaaatcacctgtgtcTGCCATATACTGGCTGTGCATGGATGTGGAATTACAGAAATCTATTGAATTACGTTTACCGCATTTTGCTGATATTGCAACCCCAATGAATGCGCACAATCTACAATTTGTTAAGAGTATACATTCTCCAAGTGATACAATTGAAGGATCCATGTTTACCATTGATGGTGGAAGGTTTCCTATTGGTGAACCTTATGGGTTAATCCAAATAGATCATTTCTGTTACTACTGCATTGCAGTAAACAAGTTGGAACGTACCAGCATCCCTAATAACAAGTATAGTATAGTTGCTATAACACAAAGGCAACCAGAGAAATCTGAATGGACTGCTCACATCTGTATTTTACCATTAATACGAACATGTATAGAG AAATTAAAGGGTCAATATGGCAGTGAATGGAACTGTCAGTCATTGTCAGAATTTTCATTCACACAAGGATGTGACCAAGTATCCATTGAGTGTCAAGGATACAACCTTCAAGGCATGGCTGAAGTTGTTCTATTGTCAAACAATGAG ATTTATCAGCAAGATGTAGACTTCCACCATTATTATGAAAGTAATTGTTTGGATGAATTACGATTAAGAATGGATGAAAAACTTTATCCACCACGTTTTACTGTTGTGGTACATGCCAAAGACAAAAAAATGTTTGAATCCTCAAGGTATATGAActacaaactcaccagtggtacAAAGACAATTAGTGGAAAGTTAACTATGCCTAGCATTG ATGTGTTTGGGCTAAGTTCAAGTGGATCTGATTCCTCTTTTAAAAGGAAAAAGTATAATAGTGGTACAAGTG GATATAGAAGTGATGATAGTATTGAACATCTTCCAGACGAACACGAATTTGTCACAG GAAAGTTACAGTTCAGGAATTTGATGGTGCTAACTATGTCAGTTAATCCCAAGTGGTTTACTCTTGGATGTGCTTTGTGTGTGCCCATTGACAAGTTGGAGAGACTTGGTgataaatatcacgataatCCAATGAAAGCTCTTGTTAGGGTATATCGCTACTGGTTGGCTGATAAGAATGGATTACAGCCTACATGGGAGAAACTGCTTGGTGCCTTACAGAAGATCAACGAGTACAGATTAGTTACTAGTTTAACGAGAACACAATTG GGGGATAACCACCATGTACAATACTCACCAGTGTTTTATG ATGACTGCAGTGAGCCAGAAAAGGAGTTGGTCATGAGGAACATTAGACTGGAGATGTTGAATCTCACAGCACTAATACCGGTGCTCAACAAACACCACTTACTCACCCTGGATGATAACTATGTGTTGTTGAACTACTTGGTGTCCCCAATGGAGAGGGCTAATGCTTTAGTCTACCAGATTCTTCCTAGTAAAGGACCAGAGGCCTTTAAGAAATTTATAACATGCTTGCAGGAAGAAACTGAACACATAGGACATCAGGAATTAGCAAGAATACTAACTACTCTTAAAC CAAAGATGATGGAAACAATGGTGTGA
- the LOC136269099 gene encoding uncharacterized protein isoform X3, translating to MDVELQKSIELRLPHFADIATPMNAHNLQFVKSIHSPSDTIEGSMFTIDGGRFPIGEPYGLIQIDHFCYYCIAVNKLERTSIPNNKYSIVAITQRQPEKSEWTAHICILPLIRTCIEKLKGQYGSEWNCQSLSEFSFTQGCDQVSIECQGYNLQGMAEVVLLSNNEIYQQDVDFHHYYESNCLDELRLRMDEKLYPPRFTVVVHAKDKKMFESSRYMNYKLTSGTKTISGKLTMPSIDVFGLSSSGSDSSFKRKKYNSGTSGYRSDDSIEHLPDEHEFVTGKLQFRNLMVLTMSVNPKWFTLGCALCVPIDKLERLGDKYHDNPMKALVRVYRYWLADKNGLQPTWEKLLGALQKINEYRLVTSLTRTQLGDNHHVQYSPVFYDDCSEPEKELVMRNIRLEMLNLTALIPVLNKHHLLTLDDNYVLLNYLVSPMERANALVYQILPSKGPEAFKKFITCLQEETEHIGHQELARILTTLKPKMMETMV from the exons ATGGATGTGGAATTACAGAAATCTATTGAATTACGTTTACCGCATTTTGCTGATATTGCAACCCCAATGAATGCGCACAATCTACAATTTGTTAAGAGTATACATTCTCCAAGTGATACAATTGAAGGATCCATGTTTACCATTGATGGTGGAAGGTTTCCTATTGGTGAACCTTATGGGTTAATCCAAATAGATCATTTCTGTTACTACTGCATTGCAGTAAACAAGTTGGAACGTACCAGCATCCCTAATAACAAGTATAGTATAGTTGCTATAACACAAAGGCAACCAGAGAAATCTGAATGGACTGCTCACATCTGTATTTTACCATTAATACGAACATGTATAGAG AAATTAAAGGGTCAATATGGCAGTGAATGGAACTGTCAGTCATTGTCAGAATTTTCATTCACACAAGGATGTGACCAAGTATCCATTGAGTGTCAAGGATACAACCTTCAAGGCATGGCTGAAGTTGTTCTATTGTCAAACAATGAG ATTTATCAGCAAGATGTAGACTTCCACCATTATTATGAAAGTAATTGTTTGGATGAATTACGATTAAGAATGGATGAAAAACTTTATCCACCACGTTTTACTGTTGTGGTACATGCCAAAGACAAAAAAATGTTTGAATCCTCAAGGTATATGAActacaaactcaccagtggtacAAAGACAATTAGTGGAAAGTTAACTATGCCTAGCATTG ATGTGTTTGGGCTAAGTTCAAGTGGATCTGATTCCTCTTTTAAAAGGAAAAAGTATAATAGTGGTACAAGTG GATATAGAAGTGATGATAGTATTGAACATCTTCCAGACGAACACGAATTTGTCACAG GAAAGTTACAGTTCAGGAATTTGATGGTGCTAACTATGTCAGTTAATCCCAAGTGGTTTACTCTTGGATGTGCTTTGTGTGTGCCCATTGACAAGTTGGAGAGACTTGGTgataaatatcacgataatCCAATGAAAGCTCTTGTTAGGGTATATCGCTACTGGTTGGCTGATAAGAATGGATTACAGCCTACATGGGAGAAACTGCTTGGTGCCTTACAGAAGATCAACGAGTACAGATTAGTTACTAGTTTAACGAGAACACAATTG GGGGATAACCACCATGTACAATACTCACCAGTGTTTTATG ATGACTGCAGTGAGCCAGAAAAGGAGTTGGTCATGAGGAACATTAGACTGGAGATGTTGAATCTCACAGCACTAATACCGGTGCTCAACAAACACCACTTACTCACCCTGGATGATAACTATGTGTTGTTGAACTACTTGGTGTCCCCAATGGAGAGGGCTAATGCTTTAGTCTACCAGATTCTTCCTAGTAAAGGACCAGAGGCCTTTAAGAAATTTATAACATGCTTGCAGGAAGAAACTGAACACATAGGACATCAGGAATTAGCAAGAATACTAACTACTCTTAAAC CAAAGATGATGGAAACAATGGTGTGA